A segment of the Chryseobacterium scophthalmum genome:
TTCTGTATTTTGAGTTTCATTAATATCATCAATCCACTTTTTGTGGTCTTCTACTCCATCTACGCTTAATGCAATCACCTTTGTATTTTTTTTCTCAAAATCTGACTGCAGTTTCGAAGTAAAACCTAATTCTGTCGTACAAACCGGAGTAAAATCTGCAGGGTGAGAAAATAAAATTCCCCAAGAATTTCCTAAGTATTCGTAAAAATCAATATTTCCTAATGATGAATCTGCCTGAAAGTTGGGTGCGGTATCTCCTAGTTTGATTGACATAATATTTTGTTTTATTAGTCTACAAATTTAATAGACTTTTTATAACTGGCAAAATTTTTGCTTAAAAAATATTTTAAAATTTAAAAGATTATTATGGATTATGGCTTAAGCTACGTAGATACAGTGTATAAAGTTTTAGAGAATTGGTATATCGCATTTGCCAAGCTCACGCCGAAGCTTGTAGTGGGTATTTTAGTTTTTTTATTTTTTCTTTTCACCAGTAAATATCTTAGTAAGCTTGCCGTAAAAATTATGCACAAGGTTTTTCCTAATAGTAAAAAGGAAGGATCTGTAGTGACAATTATCGGAATTTTCAGATTTATTATCATGATGATGGGGTCATTTATTGCTCTTGAAATCATGGGATTCAGTGGATTTTTATGGAAGTTCATCGGTAGTTTAGGAGTTGCCGGTGTAATTGCCGGTGTTGCTCTGAAAGATTTGGTATCAAGTATTTTCTCAGGAATGCTGATCGGGATTGACAAAGCTTTTAAAGTGGGAGATTACATCACGATAGGAAATCACTCAGGAACTGTGCAGGAAATAGGTTTTCTAACGACAAAAATGATTACCGATGACGGAAAAAAAGCATACATTCCAAACCAGGTCATTTTTAATGCACCGTTTTATAATATTACAGCATCACCGCAGAGAAGAATTATTTTAGATTTTGAAATTCCTGCCGATGAAGATATCAGTAAAGCACAGCAAGGAATTTTAGATGTTATCAAAAATTTAGAAAACATCGATAAGCTTGAAACTGCTGAGGTGAATTTCACAAGTCTAAAACAAGGTATTTTCAATCTTCAGGCTAAATTTTGGATTGCAGTTGGTTCTAATATGCTTCACATCAAAAGTGAAGCTTTAGAAAAAATAAAAAAACGTCTCGATTCAGACAACATTCCTTTGGTTACGCCGACAAGCATCAATTTGATTAATCAGGCCAGTGAACAGGCAAATCCTAATGACAAATTAGGTTTATAAAAAAAGAGACTGTCTTTATGGCAGTCTCTTTTAATTTATTTCTAAAAATTCTTTACGCTGAATTTCTACTTGCATTAATATTTCCAAATAAAGAACGCGTTACCAATTTTTCGTAAGCTTCTTTATTACCTTCACCTTTCTGAATTTTCATTAAAGCATATTGCTGAATGCTCAACAAAGGAAGTACAATTCTTTCTCTTATTTTCACCGACTTTCTTGATAACGGATCTTCTTGCTGAAGCTGTTTAAATCCTGTCAATTCAAGCATAATATCTTTTGAAAGATTGTATTCAGCAAATAAAACATTCCAGAATTCACCAAATTTCGGGTTGTTTTTAATGTAATACGTTAACGGGAAATAAGATTTGTTCATACTCATCATCGAGTTTAAAACTAAAGTTTTAAAGAAGTCTGAACCTTTGTACAAATCGATTACTTCCTCAAATCTACCCTGCTCTTTCATTTGCTGCATCGCAAACCCAAATCCGAAAAATCCGGGAACATTCTGTTTCAGTTGAGACCAAGATCCCACAAAAGGAATTGCTCTTAAATCTTCAAATTTCAGTTCGCTATCGCCACCACGTTTTGAAGGACGGCTTCCAATATTGGTTTTCCCGTAATATTCCAACGTACTCATTTCCTGCAAATACGGAACGAACATCGGATGTGCTTTTAAATCTGAATATTTTTGATAACTGATATCCGCCAATTCTATAATTAAAGCTCTTTCTTTTTCAGTTAAATCTTTTTTAGAGTTTTTGAAAACATCATTCTCAACTCCGGCTGTCAAAAGCTGTTCAAAGTTATATTTCGCCTGTTCTTTATTTCCAAAAATACTGGTAATGGTTTGTCCCTGAATTGTCAATTCAATTTTATTATTTGCAATTGTCTTTCCTTGCGATGCGTAAAAATCGTGGGTTTTTCCGCCACCTCTTGCAGGAGGTCCGCCTCTTCCGTCGAAGAAAATTACTTTAATTCCGTTTTCTTCTGAAAGTTTGGTGAGAACTTCTTTTGCTTTATAAATTTCCCAGTTTGCCTTAAGATAACCACCATCTTTTGTACCATCTGAAAAGCCAAGCATAATCGTTTGTTGATTTCCTCTTCTTTTCAAATGTTTCTGATAAACCGGATTTTGGTACAATTCATTCATCACATTTTCAGCATTGGCAAGACCTTCCATTGTTTCGAAAAGTGGAACAATATCCATATCAATTTCTTCATCTTTATAACCTGAAATTTTGAAAAATGCATACACATTCATCACATCTTTCACAGCATCAGAATTTGAAATAATATATCGGTTCATTCCACGAAGCCCGTTTAACTCTTGAATTTCTTTTATTTGAGCAACATTTACGAGTGTATCTGAAACAATTTCATCAAAGGATTCCGTCTCAATTTTTTCTGAAACTTCAATCAGTTTATTGAATTTTTCAACATGATCAGCTTCTAAATTTCCGAATAGTTTTGCATAGACATCATCAATTACTTTCTGGTGAATTCTGCTATCCTGACGAATGTCTAAAGTTGCAAAGTGAGTTCCGAAAATTTTCACACGATCTTTGAAATTCTGAAGCAAATCTAAAAACAGAGAATTGTGCTCGTTGATTAAGATTTTTTCTACATCGTTCAGTCTTTTTAAAATATCTTCCGTAGTAATTTTTTCATTTCTAAAAATCGCAGTGTAAAGTTCATTACTCAACTGCGTTAAAATTTCAGATACCCCTCTGAAGCTCAACCTTCTTCTTACGTCTTTCAAATTCCCGTAATAAGATTTCAGAATTGCAGTACGAAGCTCTTCCGAAACTCTTTTCGTAACAGGTGCCGTCACAAAAGGATTTCCGTCACGGTCACCTCCCGGCCAAAAACCAAGCTGAATGATATCTTCATGCAGGTTAAAATGTCCGTTATCAAAAGTTTTTCTGATTTTCGTAAATAATTCTCCAATCGTATCATAATAAACATATCGCAAATAATGAATAATACTCAACGCTTCATCAATCGGAGTTGGTTTTTCTTTATTCACAAAAGGTGTTTTTCCTAATTGTTGCAAAAGTGTATCAATATTTGTAATAGAATCATCCGTAATCGCCTTTCTTAAATCATGAATGATACGTTGTACCGAACTCGGATAAAACTGAGTGGGGTGCGCTGTAAAAACAACTTTAACCGTGAAATCTTTCAGCTTTTCACGTACTTTTTCTAACTTATGATCGTGAAAAGATCTTTCGTAAAGATTGGTAACCGTTCCGTTGTCGCTTTCAGAGTGCAATCCTGGAAATGCAGCATCTTCAATACTATCAAACAAAACCACCTGTCTTTCAATATATTGTATAATTTTAAAAAGCAGTTCCAGTTTTTGTTCTTCAGTTTCTAAATCGGTATGATTTTTAAAGAATTCTTCAACGATTTCTACAGGAGTTTTCCCTTCATCATAACCGTTTTTACTTTCTTCACAAAGAAACGGAAGCAACATCCCGATATTGGTCATTTTATCATAAGGCAGGCTCATAAATAATGAATTGTAGATTTGGAACTTATTTTCCACAATCTGCCTGAATTTTTCTGCGCGCTGGTCGTGTATCATATAACAAATGTAGGAGATTTTAAATTTATTTGCGAGTAAATCGGTTTAAAATAATATGAGATTTTATGAATATTTTTATTTGACTCTTTCAAAATTATGTTTAAAATGTATCTTCGCTAAAAACTTAAAAAAACATGATTAAACAAAAATATGGAACGTTGTTATTCTCCTTTCTAACAGTAATTTCAGCAGTACTCTCTGTTTATTTTTTTGAAAAAGAATTTTTATTTAGTCTTTCTTTTGCTATAGGTTCTATAATATGTGCTTTGTGCGCTTACACAGAATATTTGTATCAAAAGGAAAAAGATTTTCAAATTGAAAAATCTGATTTTTCTACAGAAATGGTTATTAATTATTCAAACCTATCGTTAGCTATTACTTTTTTAGGCTATCTGATTTTTATTATTGTTGGAATATATTTTATAAGTCTTGCAGGAACTGATTATCAAAATTATAAAGGATTTGAATATGTAATGATTGCCATTGCGTCTTATTTTATTGTCGTTTATCTTTTTAAAATATTTAAATTATTGAAAAAAGTTTCACAGAAAGATATTTTAATAATTAATAATCAAGGTATTATCTTAAATTCTGAAAAAATGCTTTGGAGTAATATTAAAAACGAAAGATTAATCAAAAAACAAGAACATAGAGAACATTCAAAATATGAAGTAGATGTACAATATCTTACTTTGAATTATAAAAATCAGAAAGTTGAATTTCAGATTGATGATCTTGACCAGCAAGATTATAAAATTGAAAAATGTTTAAAATTTTTTAGATCTAAATTTCAGAAATCAGATTTTAGAAACCCGGAAAATCAAGAAATAAAAACCGACATTTCCATTTTTGAAAACATTTTGAAATTCAACGATTTATTTTCTTTATCTGAAAAAGAACTTCAGAAAAACCTTGAAGACATAAGGTTTCAAGCCAAAAAACATCCCAGTGAGTTAAAAGCATATTGCGAAAGCTTCACAAAATTTGAAGAAACAAACCTTGATTCTATTTATTACGCTCTTTCTGAAGATACCGATATGTGGAAAGAATTTCTTGCCAATGAATTTATCAGACTTTTTGAAATTGCTAAAAAAAGCAATGATTCAAAAACAATTTTTAAGATTCTTGATGAAATCCTTTATGATTCTGAACCATCATCTGCTTCGCGAAAAGTAATAGATTATCTCTACCAAGAATTGAGTGATAATGATGATAAAATTAGGCTAAAAGCACTTACCTTCATAGATTCTTGGCTTGATGAAGGAGATTTTTCTAAAGGAAATATTATTATTCAAAAAATGCAAAAAATGACCAAAGACCATAATTGGAAAATCAGATGGTGTGCTAATGATATTCTTTCATCTTACAATATTTTTACTGATGATGAAATTGCAATTCCTTTTCAGGATAAATTGAATGCAAAGTTGAACAATCAATATGAAATAGATTAATAAAATAAACATGAAATTCGGAATTATTTTTTACGCCATACTTGGTATTTTAGCTTTTACAATAGGAGTTTATCTTCTTCAGTATAATTTTATTATTTCTATTATATTTTTTATTGGTGCATTTATCAATGGTGTTTTTATTCATAAAGAATACAATATTCATAAGCATGATAAAATTGGATATGATGAAGATACCATTTCAGATGAAATAGTTATTAAATATTCACGTTCTGGCAGAATTATAGCAATTTCTACGTACAGTATTTTTGTGATGGTCGGAATTCTTTTTCTTTTATCAATTATCATTAAGCCAAATTTTGCTTCAATATTTGTATTGATTTTATTAATAGGATTTACAGGTTATTTCATCGTAAAAATAATTTTAGAAATTAAGAAAATATCTAAAGTAATTATTTCTATAAACAGAAAAGGAATTCAGATAAAAGACCAACCAATATATGTTTGGAATGAAATTCAGCTTGAAAAAATTACATCAAAACATTTAGTTAGCCGAAAGTCTAAACATGATTACAAGCCTGAAATTAATTATCTATATTTCTTCCATAATAATGAGAAAATTGAAATTAAGATTGATGATTTTGACATTAGCAATTATCAATTTGCACAGGTTTTAAAAATATTCAGATCTCGTCACAATAATTCCAGATTATAAATAATTTTGAATACTTCAGTTTAATCATTAATTTTACTTTCGCATCAATTACCAAATCAAATGAAAAATATATTTCTATTCCTTTTAATGGCTTTTCTTTTCATAGCTTGTGGCGAAGAATGCTATAATGCTCCACAACCTATTGTCTTTGAATTCGTAAATTCTGATGATGAAAATTTAATTACTAACGGAACACTTAGTAATTATTCGATTCAGGATGAAAATCATGTTAGTTTACAACTCACTAAAACTGATGATAATAAAGTCATTTTAGAAAATGTGGGTGCTTATAATGGAACAAAAAATTATACTTTTTATTCTAACGTAAAAGTTTTTGATTTTTCAATACAATCTTCAGAATTTAAGGGAGGTTGCGATGGCTACCAAATCAATAAGCTGACATTTACCGGAATCGCCATTGACGTAACTGACGAAAAAGGATACTATAAAATTATTTTGGAGTAATTTTCAACATACATTTATTAAAAAAACACAACTAAAAGATCAAAAAAAGAATTATAAAAATTTATAAACAAGCAATTTACACCACATTTTTTTTCAATTTAAAGTGAATTCAAATTAAATTTTCTCATATTTTTTTGTAATTTCGTGAAGTTCAAATCTAAAATTTCTTCTTGCAATCAAGAAATGTTTTTACTATTGAGTTTTTTCACTCTTTATAGTTTCTTTTAAAAAGATCATTACATCTCTTCTAGAATTGATAT
Coding sequences within it:
- a CDS encoding phosphoenolpyruvate carboxylase; this encodes MIHDQRAEKFRQIVENKFQIYNSLFMSLPYDKMTNIGMLLPFLCEESKNGYDEGKTPVEIVEEFFKNHTDLETEEQKLELLFKIIQYIERQVVLFDSIEDAAFPGLHSESDNGTVTNLYERSFHDHKLEKVREKLKDFTVKVVFTAHPTQFYPSSVQRIIHDLRKAITDDSITNIDTLLQQLGKTPFVNKEKPTPIDEALSIIHYLRYVYYDTIGELFTKIRKTFDNGHFNLHEDIIQLGFWPGGDRDGNPFVTAPVTKRVSEELRTAILKSYYGNLKDVRRRLSFRGVSEILTQLSNELYTAIFRNEKITTEDILKRLNDVEKILINEHNSLFLDLLQNFKDRVKIFGTHFATLDIRQDSRIHQKVIDDVYAKLFGNLEADHVEKFNKLIEVSEKIETESFDEIVSDTLVNVAQIKEIQELNGLRGMNRYIISNSDAVKDVMNVYAFFKISGYKDEEIDMDIVPLFETMEGLANAENVMNELYQNPVYQKHLKRRGNQQTIMLGFSDGTKDGGYLKANWEIYKAKEVLTKLSEENGIKVIFFDGRGGPPARGGGKTHDFYASQGKTIANNKIELTIQGQTITSIFGNKEQAKYNFEQLLTAGVENDVFKNSKKDLTEKERALIIELADISYQKYSDLKAHPMFVPYLQEMSTLEYYGKTNIGSRPSKRGGDSELKFEDLRAIPFVGSWSQLKQNVPGFFGFGFAMQQMKEQGRFEEVIDLYKGSDFFKTLVLNSMMSMNKSYFPLTYYIKNNPKFGEFWNVLFAEYNLSKDIMLELTGFKQLQQEDPLSRKSVKIRERIVLPLLSIQQYALMKIQKGEGNKEAYEKLVTRSLFGNINASRNSA
- a CDS encoding mechanosensitive ion channel family protein; this encodes MDYGLSYVDTVYKVLENWYIAFAKLTPKLVVGILVFLFFLFTSKYLSKLAVKIMHKVFPNSKKEGSVVTIIGIFRFIIMMMGSFIALEIMGFSGFLWKFIGSLGVAGVIAGVALKDLVSSIFSGMLIGIDKAFKVGDYITIGNHSGTVQEIGFLTTKMITDDGKKAYIPNQVIFNAPFYNITASPQRRIILDFEIPADEDISKAQQGILDVIKNLENIDKLETAEVNFTSLKQGIFNLQAKFWIAVGSNMLHIKSEALEKIKKRLDSDNIPLVTPTSINLINQASEQANPNDKLGL